The following are encoded in a window of Williamwhitmania taraxaci genomic DNA:
- the rfbC gene encoding dTDP-4-dehydrorhamnose 3,5-epimerase, producing MEITKTGISDLLIITPKVFEDSRGYFFESYNSDAFEHAGVDHIWVQDNQSKSEYGVIRGLHYQLAPFSQSKLVRVISGNILDVAVDIRKGSPTFGQHFSVELSDKNRKQLLVPKGFAHGFSVLSDHAIVLYKCDTLYNHQAERGIMYNDPKLAIDWQIPLDKTLVSAKDKVHPTFMNAELNFVFS from the coding sequence ATGGAAATTACTAAAACGGGCATTTCAGACCTACTGATTATTACTCCTAAGGTATTTGAAGATTCCAGAGGCTATTTTTTTGAATCCTACAACTCCGATGCGTTTGAGCATGCTGGAGTAGACCATATTTGGGTTCAAGACAACCAATCTAAATCGGAATACGGAGTAATACGTGGGTTGCACTACCAGTTGGCACCTTTTTCACAATCGAAATTGGTGCGGGTTATTTCCGGAAATATTCTCGATGTGGCCGTCGATATTAGAAAAGGGAGTCCGACATTTGGTCAACATTTTTCGGTTGAACTTTCGGACAAAAACAGAAAACAACTCCTTGTTCCTAAGGGATTTGCACACGGGTTCTCCGTTTTGAGCGACCATGCCATTGTGCTCTACAAATGCGACACACTCTACAACCATCAGGCAGAAAGAGGGATTATGTATAACGACCCAAAACTTGCTATCGATTGGCAAATCCCTTTGGATAAAACTTTAGTTTCGGCGAAGGATAAGGTACATCCAACCTTTATGAATGCCGAGTTGAACTTTGTTTTTTCCTAG
- the rfbD gene encoding dTDP-4-dehydrorhamnose reductase, whose product MKILVTGGNGQLGTELRNLAGLYPELEFIFTDIQELDITNQDQVEPYLKDIKPNWILNCAAYTAVDKAELERAIAMKVNCDAPTLLATLGRELGIGMMHVSTDYVFDGTNHLPYKEFDQVNPQSAYGESKLKGEVEVLRNRGIVIRTSWLYSAYGNNFVKTMLRLGKEKESIGVIFDQIGTPTWAHDLAKAMISMVIKIGIKTDSYSGIYHFSNEGVCSWYDFSRKIMQLSGSPCQVNPIETADYPLPAPRPAYSVLNKKKIKETFKIEIPHWEQSLIKCLNLLLKDKKI is encoded by the coding sequence ATGAAGATACTAGTAACTGGTGGTAATGGTCAACTTGGTACAGAACTAAGAAATCTTGCAGGACTTTACCCTGAATTGGAATTCATATTTACCGATATACAGGAACTTGATATTACAAATCAGGATCAGGTTGAACCTTACCTCAAGGATATCAAACCAAACTGGATTCTCAATTGTGCTGCATACACCGCGGTAGATAAAGCCGAATTGGAACGTGCGATAGCGATGAAGGTGAACTGCGATGCACCTACACTTCTTGCAACCCTAGGCCGAGAGTTGGGTATAGGAATGATGCATGTTTCTACCGATTATGTTTTTGATGGAACAAACCACCTTCCCTACAAAGAGTTTGACCAAGTAAACCCCCAAAGCGCATACGGAGAAAGCAAGCTAAAGGGTGAAGTGGAAGTTTTAAGAAACAGAGGTATTGTAATCCGAACCTCGTGGCTCTATTCCGCATACGGCAACAACTTTGTAAAAACAATGCTCCGATTAGGCAAAGAAAAAGAGAGCATCGGGGTTATTTTCGACCAGATTGGAACCCCCACTTGGGCCCACGACTTAGCGAAGGCAATGATTTCGATGGTTATAAAAATCGGCATAAAAACCGATTCATACTCGGGTATATACCACTTTTCGAATGAGGGTGTTTGCAGCTGGTATGACTTCTCTCGAAAAATAATGCAACTCTCGGGCAGTCCATGCCAAGTAAACCCAATCGAAACAGCCGATTATCCCCTACCGGCTCCACGACCAGCCTACAGTGTTCTGAACAAGAAAAAAATCAAGGAGACCTTCAAAATAGAGATACCACACTGGGAGCAAAGTTTGATAAAATGCCTTAACTTGCTACTGAAAGATAAAAAGATATAG
- a CDS encoding phospho-sugar mutase, giving the protein MENSLQNLVNERANLWLSDSFDKETRNQVKFLMENDAKELMESFYTQLEFGTGGLRGIMGVGTNRMNIYTLGMATQGLSNYLKKQFSHLPEIRVAIAHDTRINSRLFAETTAKIFSANGFSVYLFEGPRPTPELSYAIRKLDCQSGIVITASHNPKEYNGYKVYWEDGGQIIAPHDTNIIKEVNSITSIDQIKFQGKLENIRSLDSKFDDIYIGSLKELSINPAIIASQSDLKIVYTPIHGTGKDLVPKTLAEFGFRNVNRVSEQDFFDGNFPTVISPNPEEPAALALALKKADEIGADIVLATDPDADRVGLAIRDNHGKMILLNGNQTASLLFYYILSQTKGKGKLTGKEFTVKTIVTTDLLSTISNHFGVECIEVLTGFKYIANIIKENEGKKKFIVGGEESYGYLVGDMVRDKDAVIACALISETAAWAKSKGITLYDLLLKIYSEFGLYREKLVSITKKGKEGKEEIASMMKRFRQAPPETIDGSNVMLIHDYEKQSTYDLISQLRYSIALPKSDVLQLIVQDGTKISIRPSGTEPKIKLYFGVKGNLSSIADFEMEWNKLDQKVERIIKELNL; this is encoded by the coding sequence ATGGAAAATAGCCTACAAAATTTGGTAAACGAAAGAGCCAACCTTTGGCTTTCGGACTCATTTGACAAGGAAACCCGCAATCAGGTTAAGTTTTTGATGGAAAATGATGCCAAAGAGTTAATGGAATCGTTTTACACGCAGCTGGAATTTGGCACAGGTGGGTTGCGCGGTATTATGGGTGTTGGCACCAACCGAATGAACATATACACCCTCGGTATGGCCACCCAAGGTCTATCTAACTACCTGAAGAAACAGTTTAGCCATTTACCAGAGATTCGAGTGGCAATAGCACACGATACACGCATAAATAGCAGGCTATTTGCCGAAACTACCGCCAAAATATTTTCGGCAAATGGATTTAGTGTTTACCTCTTTGAAGGTCCGCGTCCAACACCGGAGTTGAGCTATGCAATTCGCAAGTTGGATTGTCAAAGCGGCATTGTTATTACAGCGTCGCACAATCCAAAGGAGTATAATGGATATAAAGTATACTGGGAAGATGGCGGCCAAATTATTGCGCCACACGATACCAATATAATTAAAGAGGTAAATAGCATTACCTCCATTGATCAGATTAAATTTCAAGGAAAGTTGGAGAATATACGGTCGCTCGACTCAAAATTCGACGACATCTATATCGGTTCGCTTAAGGAGCTTTCGATCAATCCGGCAATTATTGCCAGCCAGAGCGACCTTAAGATTGTTTACACCCCCATTCACGGAACCGGAAAAGATTTGGTTCCAAAAACGCTTGCTGAATTTGGATTTCGCAATGTAAATCGAGTAAGTGAACAGGATTTCTTCGATGGAAATTTTCCAACGGTAATCTCTCCTAATCCTGAGGAACCGGCAGCGCTAGCATTAGCACTAAAAAAAGCGGATGAAATAGGTGCCGATATCGTGTTGGCAACCGATCCCGATGCCGATCGCGTTGGTCTTGCAATTAGGGATAATCATGGGAAAATGATCCTGTTAAATGGGAACCAAACAGCCTCCCTCCTTTTCTACTACATTCTATCCCAAACAAAAGGAAAAGGCAAACTCACTGGCAAGGAATTCACAGTAAAAACTATTGTAACAACAGACTTGCTTTCGACCATCTCCAACCACTTTGGTGTGGAATGTATTGAAGTATTAACTGGATTCAAATATATTGCCAACATTATTAAGGAAAATGAGGGCAAAAAGAAGTTTATCGTTGGGGGCGAAGAGAGCTATGGATACTTAGTTGGCGATATGGTACGCGATAAAGATGCCGTAATAGCTTGCGCCTTGATTTCAGAAACGGCTGCATGGGCCAAGAGTAAAGGTATTACCCTATATGATCTCCTTCTGAAAATATATAGCGAGTTTGGACTGTATCGTGAAAAGTTAGTATCCATTACCAAGAAGGGAAAGGAAGGAAAGGAGGAGATTGCCTCGATGATGAAACGGTTTAGACAGGCACCTCCCGAAACCATTGATGGAAGCAACGTTATGCTTATCCACGATTACGAAAAGCAGAGCACCTACGATTTAATTTCCCAATTGCGATACTCAATTGCCCTACCCAAGTCGGATGTCTTGCAATTAATCGTCCAAGATGGGACTAAGATATCAATCCGTCCCTCCGGAACAGAACCCAAGATTAAACTCTACTTTGGGGTTAAAGGAAACCTCTCCTCCATCGCTGATTTTGAGATGGAGTGGAACAAATTGGATCAGAAGGTTGAGAGAATAATAAAAGAGTTGAATCTTTAA
- a CDS encoding secondary thiamine-phosphate synthase enzyme YjbQ, with amino-acid sequence MKSYRKELWFETKTRREFINITPTLEQCLEESGIQEGLFLCNAMHITSSIFINDDESGLHHDMEIWLEKLAPEKPHTQYKHNGFEDNADAHLKRSVMGREVVIAITEGRFDFGPWEQVFYAEFDGKRKKRVLVKIIGE; translated from the coding sequence ATGAAGAGTTATAGAAAAGAACTCTGGTTTGAAACAAAAACCAGGCGTGAGTTCATTAACATAACGCCTACTCTTGAGCAATGCTTGGAAGAGAGTGGTATTCAGGAAGGATTATTCCTGTGTAATGCCATGCACATAACCTCAAGCATTTTCATCAATGATGACGAAAGCGGGCTCCATCACGACATGGAGATTTGGTTGGAAAAATTGGCGCCGGAAAAACCACATACCCAATATAAGCACAACGGCTTCGAAGATAATGCCGATGCTCACCTTAAGCGATCGGTCATGGGCCGAGAAGTAGTAATTGCCATTACAGAGGGGCGGTTCGATTTTGGACCGTGGGAGCAAGTATTCTATGCCGAATTTGATGGTAAACGAAAAAAACGAGTGCTGGTTAAGATTATTGGAGAATAG
- a CDS encoding C10 family peptidase, which produces MKRKFLLSTALLFLISAIIHAAPVSVDSAKKIAFSYLTHQSSRAFSSDFNVEVVKDGGVALFYVFNFEPTGFVIVAADDAVIPVLGYSFESKFDLNRLPENAKSWFDGYKVQINNIVNSRLDNSITKKEWTRIEANRFSPNRSSVAALCTTTWDQGQFYNAACPSDASAPADNDGRVYTGCVATAMAQIMKYNKYPATGISTHSYTHPTYGIQSVDYGASTYNWNAMPSNVTSPNAEVAKLMYHCGVSVDMNYAVDGSGAQSSRVPNALISLFGYSPTAEMKEMSDFSASGWISLLKSELDAARPMYYAGDDGVAGHAFVCDGYDATDKFHFNWGWSGYGNGFFAIGSLNPVGSTFNQGNEVVVRIKPASNAPIANFTASAVYPEVGGSVSFTDKSTLNPTTWTWTFEGGSPATSTDQNPQNITYAIAGSYLVSLKVTNASGNDIKTMSKYILVGGSSDAWIRQNTGFTAESRGIDQIKIVSPLIVWAKAYDGTGDNANVREFTRTTDGGITWTPGVVSFSGVESYGLSNIFPLSDLVCYACMNPGESSGGKIVKTIDGGITWTEQSSATFDGSWANFVHFFNNNDGVAMGDPATTDFAIYTTSDGGNNWLALPDANIPNIVSGEAGVTNMYYAVGNTIWFSSNKGRVFKSIDKGLNWTVVSTGLTNIAALSFKDASTGFAILSAAPYTIKKTMDGGSSWSSLAPTGFFVKASHFAFLKGTDATWVDVSSGPISGSSFSLNDCATFNNIDTGKVQYTEVEFLDRETGWAGSFTKSSTIGGIYKWNYKWLVTTDVEPIIAVADKMRIYPNPASGSVYVAFSNGEEHPSSIIIYNMVGSKVREIVPSEVTSPYSLNIYGLKTGIYLVSVVKEGRILSTQRISIIE; this is translated from the coding sequence ATGAAAAGAAAGTTTTTACTAAGCACCGCGCTGCTTTTTCTTATTAGCGCCATAATTCATGCTGCTCCAGTTTCTGTAGATTCTGCAAAAAAAATAGCATTTAGCTACTTAACTCATCAATCAAGTCGAGCGTTCTCTTCTGATTTCAATGTTGAAGTGGTTAAAGATGGAGGTGTTGCCCTGTTTTATGTTTTCAATTTTGAGCCAACAGGGTTCGTTATTGTTGCTGCCGATGATGCTGTAATTCCCGTGTTGGGATACTCTTTTGAGAGTAAATTCGATTTAAATCGGCTTCCAGAAAATGCGAAGAGTTGGTTTGACGGCTATAAAGTTCAAATCAACAACATTGTTAATTCACGATTAGATAATAGTATTACTAAAAAGGAGTGGACACGGATTGAAGCCAATCGTTTTTCCCCAAACAGAAGTAGTGTGGCTGCGTTGTGTACCACTACTTGGGATCAAGGCCAATTCTATAATGCAGCGTGTCCGTCCGATGCAAGTGCCCCTGCTGATAATGATGGCCGCGTTTATACTGGTTGTGTTGCTACTGCCATGGCTCAAATAATGAAATACAATAAATATCCAGCCACGGGTATTAGTACCCATTCCTACACGCACCCCACCTATGGTATTCAGTCAGTTGATTACGGGGCATCAACCTATAATTGGAATGCAATGCCATCGAATGTAACAAGCCCCAATGCGGAGGTGGCCAAATTGATGTATCATTGTGGTGTCTCAGTCGATATGAATTATGCAGTGGATGGATCTGGAGCTCAATCGAGTAGGGTTCCTAATGCTCTAATTAGTCTATTTGGTTATTCTCCTACTGCAGAGATGAAGGAGATGAGCGATTTTTCCGCCAGTGGTTGGATTAGTTTGTTAAAATCCGAATTGGACGCTGCTCGACCAATGTACTATGCAGGTGATGACGGTGTGGCTGGCCATGCTTTTGTTTGTGATGGTTATGATGCAACCGATAAATTTCACTTCAATTGGGGTTGGTCGGGGTATGGAAATGGTTTTTTTGCAATTGGAAGCCTCAATCCAGTAGGATCAACCTTCAATCAAGGTAATGAGGTTGTTGTTCGAATTAAGCCTGCATCAAACGCCCCCATTGCAAACTTTACTGCCAGTGCAGTTTATCCTGAAGTTGGTGGTTCTGTTAGTTTTACGGACAAATCAACACTGAATCCTACTACTTGGACTTGGACTTTTGAAGGAGGAAGTCCTGCAACCTCAACCGATCAAAATCCTCAGAATATTACCTATGCAATCGCTGGATCGTATCTTGTTTCATTGAAAGTTACTAACGCTTCTGGTAACGATATAAAAACTATGTCGAAGTATATTTTGGTAGGTGGATCATCCGATGCTTGGATAAGGCAAAATACTGGTTTCACAGCTGAATCGAGAGGGATTGATCAAATCAAGATAGTTTCACCACTTATTGTATGGGCAAAGGCCTATGATGGAACAGGAGATAATGCTAATGTTCGGGAGTTTACTCGAACTACTGACGGTGGGATAACTTGGACACCAGGGGTTGTAAGTTTTTCTGGAGTTGAAAGTTATGGTCTTTCCAATATATTTCCCTTATCCGATTTGGTTTGCTATGCATGTATGAATCCGGGTGAGTCTTCTGGTGGCAAGATCGTTAAAACTATTGATGGAGGTATAACCTGGACTGAGCAAAGTTCTGCCACCTTTGATGGTAGCTGGGCTAACTTTGTTCACTTCTTCAATAATAATGATGGTGTCGCAATGGGAGATCCTGCAACGACAGATTTTGCAATCTATACCACCAGCGATGGTGGAAATAATTGGCTTGCATTACCAGATGCTAATATCCCAAATATCGTATCTGGAGAAGCTGGCGTCACCAACATGTATTATGCGGTTGGTAATACCATTTGGTTCAGTTCTAATAAAGGGCGGGTTTTTAAATCCATAGATAAAGGGTTGAATTGGACTGTTGTTTCTACAGGACTTACAAATATTGCTGCGTTATCCTTTAAGGATGCCAGTACAGGTTTTGCGATTCTTAGTGCTGCTCCATACACCATTAAAAAAACTATGGATGGCGGATCTAGTTGGTCCTCTTTGGCTCCAACGGGTTTTTTCGTAAAAGCGTCGCATTTCGCCTTCCTTAAGGGAACTGATGCAACTTGGGTTGATGTGAGTTCTGGGCCTATTTCAGGCTCATCATTCTCATTAAATGATTGTGCAACCTTCAATAATATTGATACTGGAAAAGTTCAATATACCGAAGTCGAATTTCTTGATAGAGAAACTGGATGGGCTGGTAGTTTTACTAAAAGTTCAACTATTGGTGGAATTTACAAATGGAATTATAAATGGTTAGTTACTACTGATGTAGAACCAATTATTGCGGTTGCTGATAAGATGCGTATTTATCCTAATCCGGCTAGCGGATCGGTGTATGTCGCCTTTTCTAATGGTGAGGAACACCCAAGTAGTATTATTATTTACAATATGGTTGGATCGAAGGTTCGGGAGATTGTTCCAAGCGAAGTGACGAGCCCTTATTCTCTTAATATTTATGGTTTGAAAACTGGAATTTACCTAGTTTCCGTGGTAAAGGAGGGTCGGATATTGTCCACTCAACGCATCAGTATTATTGAATAA
- a CDS encoding ATP-dependent DNA helicase, with the protein MLKKHLSNQFVEALGYIPTDGQLFLFEKVAEFIVENQDSDIFLANGYAGTGKTSAIGSVVKVLEGYKQKVVLLAPTGRAAKVFAHYSNKTAFTIHKQIYRQKVAADVQSMFLLDRNPLSNTIFFVDEASMISNTIPDQSVFGTGNLLRDLVEYVRSGKNCKLILIGDDAQLPPVGLTHSPALDLEVMRIYGKIYSVQLTEVVRQVGDSGILKNATLIRSILQQQELQLPTLLFDGFQDVIPINGMELLELLENAFYEYGGDQVVVVTKSNKRANIYNNGIRQKILFREEELSVGDAIMIVKNNYFWTSEVDELSFIANGDTAIVERIRKYEDRYGFRFANVSLRFPDYGDLSLDVKIVLDTLSSESASLTFEQSKMLYTGVAEDYAHLLLKKERWLAVKNDPYYNALQIKFAYAITCHKAQGGQWPVVFVDHGYFTQEMLSIDFIRWLYTAVTRASTRLYLVNFDKKFF; encoded by the coding sequence ATGTTAAAAAAGCATCTTTCGAACCAATTTGTTGAAGCATTGGGCTACATACCGACCGATGGACAGCTCTTCCTGTTCGAAAAAGTCGCTGAATTTATTGTCGAGAACCAAGATTCGGATATTTTTCTGGCCAATGGATATGCTGGAACCGGGAAAACATCTGCAATTGGGTCGGTGGTTAAGGTATTGGAAGGATACAAACAAAAGGTTGTTCTGTTGGCACCAACCGGACGGGCGGCCAAAGTTTTTGCGCACTATTCGAATAAAACGGCATTTACCATACATAAGCAGATATATCGCCAAAAGGTTGCCGCTGATGTGCAAAGTATGTTTCTTCTTGATCGAAACCCACTCAGTAATACCATTTTTTTTGTAGATGAGGCGTCTATGATTTCCAACACAATTCCTGATCAATCTGTTTTTGGAACCGGAAATTTACTCCGGGACTTGGTGGAATACGTTCGGAGTGGGAAAAATTGTAAGCTTATTCTTATAGGTGATGATGCTCAACTTCCCCCGGTTGGGCTTACCCACAGCCCTGCGCTTGATCTGGAGGTTATGCGTATCTATGGGAAGATTTACAGTGTTCAATTAACGGAAGTTGTTCGGCAGGTTGGTGATTCCGGTATTCTTAAAAATGCAACGTTGATTCGGTCTATTCTCCAACAGCAGGAGTTGCAGTTGCCCACTTTACTCTTTGACGGTTTTCAGGATGTAATTCCAATTAATGGTATGGAGTTGCTGGAATTGCTCGAAAATGCATTCTATGAATATGGTGGCGATCAAGTAGTGGTGGTTACTAAATCGAATAAGCGCGCCAACATATATAACAATGGTATAAGGCAAAAAATCCTTTTTCGTGAAGAGGAGTTGTCCGTTGGCGATGCCATTATGATCGTAAAGAACAACTATTTTTGGACATCGGAGGTGGATGAGTTAAGTTTTATTGCGAACGGTGATACTGCCATTGTTGAAAGAATTCGAAAGTATGAAGATCGTTATGGTTTTCGATTTGCAAACGTTTCTTTGCGCTTTCCTGATTACGGTGATCTCTCTTTGGATGTGAAAATAGTGCTAGATACCCTGAGTTCCGAATCGGCATCCCTCACCTTTGAGCAGAGCAAGATGCTATATACTGGCGTAGCCGAGGATTATGCGCATCTGTTACTTAAAAAGGAGAGATGGCTTGCGGTTAAAAATGATCCATACTATAATGCGCTGCAAATAAAGTTTGCCTATGCCATTACGTGTCACAAAGCACAGGGCGGTCAGTGGCCAGTAGTATTTGTCGATCATGGCTATTTTACCCAAGAGATGCTTAGCATCGATTTTATTCGGTGGTTATACACTGCAGTAACCAGAGCATCAACAAGATTATATCTGGTGAATTTTGATAAAAAGTTTTTTTAG
- a CDS encoding DUF3822 family protein — MDNIEKVDETYDLNSINAYCLSIRISPDGFSFCIADKQQEKIVAFKQLQYANRPIGSEELAEAVYQLIIKEEHLPKEPAKVNVIYVTPNFTLVPTSLLLPEKAKEILSLTHAVDDLDEIHFSQTNIEDSTLVFSIPSAIVSKIKSIYPAARLMPQVTPFLSRLQQDHRDHACFVGVHINESFFDLSIFSNGKLLLLNAYTYESPSDVLYHIANALNAFQHSEVMISLAGATEERLAIIPALKKFYSNTINDPYIGDFTLSYKIEDRIQAQFANLFYSATCE, encoded by the coding sequence ATGGATAATATAGAGAAAGTTGACGAAACTTACGACCTTAATTCCATAAACGCATATTGTCTATCCATCCGGATCAGTCCGGATGGATTTTCATTTTGCATAGCAGACAAGCAGCAAGAGAAAATTGTAGCTTTTAAGCAATTGCAGTATGCAAATAGGCCAATTGGCTCGGAAGAACTCGCCGAAGCGGTATACCAACTTATAATTAAGGAAGAACATCTTCCAAAGGAACCGGCCAAAGTGAACGTAATTTACGTTACACCAAATTTCACGTTGGTACCAACCTCGCTATTATTACCGGAGAAAGCGAAAGAAATTCTATCATTGACACATGCTGTTGATGACTTGGATGAGATTCACTTTAGCCAAACAAACATTGAAGATTCTACCTTGGTATTTAGTATACCGAGTGCTATAGTCTCAAAGATAAAGAGTATTTACCCCGCAGCAAGGTTAATGCCGCAGGTAACACCATTCTTAAGCCGGCTTCAGCAAGATCACCGCGATCATGCCTGCTTTGTGGGTGTTCACATTAACGAAAGTTTTTTTGATCTTTCCATATTTAGTAATGGGAAATTGCTTCTTCTAAATGCCTATACGTACGAGTCGCCCAGCGATGTGCTATACCATATTGCAAATGCGCTCAACGCCTTTCAGCATTCAGAGGTTATGATTTCGTTGGCCGGGGCCACCGAAGAAAGGTTGGCAATTATACCCGCACTAAAGAAATTTTACTCCAACACTATCAACGATCCTTATATAGGAGATTTCACACTTTCCTACAAAATAGAGGATCGGATACAAGCTCAATTTGCAAATCTATTTTACAGCGCCACATGCGAATAA
- a CDS encoding RsmD family RNA methyltransferase translates to MRIIAGSFRGKQIAPPKNFNARPTTDVAKEGLFNILTNYFSFEEVKVLDLFSGSGSISYEFASRGCLDVDLVEMNPIHYAFIAKTIKDLGFNQIHPVKHNAFQFLKFCKKKYDLIFADPPYDIDGIDQIPTLTFENDLLADGGWLIVEHSGSFDFSGMPNYRESRLYGKVHFSIFEK, encoded by the coding sequence ATGCGAATAATCGCCGGAAGTTTTAGAGGCAAACAAATTGCGCCACCCAAAAACTTCAATGCCCGTCCGACAACAGATGTGGCAAAAGAGGGGTTGTTTAATATATTGACGAACTACTTCTCCTTTGAAGAGGTTAAAGTTCTGGACCTATTCAGCGGCTCGGGTAGCATAAGTTACGAATTTGCCTCTAGAGGGTGCCTAGATGTCGATTTGGTAGAGATGAACCCAATACACTATGCTTTTATTGCAAAAACAATCAAAGACCTAGGTTTTAATCAAATACACCCAGTAAAGCATAATGCATTCCAGTTTTTGAAATTTTGCAAGAAAAAGTATGACTTAATTTTTGCCGATCCGCCCTACGATATTGACGGGATTGACCAGATACCAACCCTTACCTTTGAAAATGATCTACTGGCAGATGGCGGATGGCTTATAGTAGAACACTCTGGTTCCTTTGACTTTAGCGGTATGCCGAATTATAGGGAATCTAGGCTCTACGGAAAAGTTCACTTTTCCATATTCGAAAAGTAA
- a CDS encoding TolC family protein, whose amino-acid sequence MKKKQGWMTKSGLLLIPMLAVFSLSAQEVTPSDTTRLTFGEALRQMQSGNQLIWAANEEVKEKQYDKKATQGLFMPKIQLIGAYTILDDDVSLDLTGLKTGISDFAAALPPTLKPYIGALATKVPDSYTLQEQKFGILSVGAAMPLYAGGKIRTANKAASVRVKEAEEKLTEQSASLITELTTRYYGLRLAEDVITVRKEVLTGMESHVKQAESLTKNGMIASAEKLHAEVYRAEAFRALQGSVRDADIVRSALASTLGGPIIVYPTSGLFYTTNIESADFFRQQALANNPKLRQVAVNKELIDLKIKGEKENYLPTIALMGSKELYSNGMNSLVPDWFVGVGLNYTLFDGLARTRKVQAARSLGKRVDNIEEKAKTDIQVQVSSLYSQLMKTQEQLESIETSLAFANEYLRVREKSFSAGFATSLDVVDAQLNLAKVKIERLNLIYNYDITLAQLLEASGQSQQIEKYQTNAIQERYEK is encoded by the coding sequence ATGAAAAAAAAACAAGGGTGGATGACGAAATCTGGATTGCTTCTTATCCCAATGCTGGCGGTTTTTAGCCTTTCGGCGCAGGAAGTAACACCGTCTGATACTACAAGACTGACATTTGGTGAGGCGCTCCGGCAGATGCAGTCCGGAAACCAGTTGATCTGGGCCGCCAACGAAGAGGTTAAGGAAAAACAATACGACAAAAAGGCAACGCAGGGACTCTTTATGCCTAAAATCCAACTCATCGGCGCGTATACCATACTTGATGATGATGTAAGCCTTGATTTAACAGGATTAAAGACAGGGATCAGCGATTTTGCGGCAGCTCTCCCTCCCACCCTGAAGCCATACATTGGCGCCCTTGCAACAAAAGTGCCTGACAGCTACACGCTTCAGGAGCAAAAGTTTGGGATACTTTCGGTTGGTGCTGCTATGCCACTTTATGCTGGAGGAAAAATCAGAACTGCAAATAAAGCTGCCTCGGTAAGAGTAAAGGAAGCCGAGGAAAAGTTAACCGAACAATCGGCAAGCTTAATTACAGAATTAACAACCCGATACTATGGGTTACGCCTGGCTGAGGATGTAATTACGGTTCGAAAGGAAGTTTTAACGGGAATGGAAAGCCATGTAAAACAGGCCGAAAGTTTGACCAAAAACGGAATGATCGCTTCAGCAGAGAAACTGCATGCCGAAGTATATCGGGCAGAAGCCTTCCGCGCACTGCAAGGATCGGTTCGCGATGCCGACATTGTAAGATCAGCATTAGCAAGCACCCTTGGGGGACCAATAATTGTATATCCAACCTCTGGACTATTCTATACCACCAACATTGAAAGCGCAGACTTCTTTCGTCAACAAGCACTTGCAAATAATCCGAAATTACGCCAGGTGGCCGTGAACAAAGAGCTAATCGACCTGAAAATAAAAGGGGAAAAGGAAAACTACCTTCCCACCATCGCGTTGATGGGAAGCAAAGAACTATATAGCAATGGCATGAATAGTTTAGTTCCCGACTGGTTTGTTGGTGTTGGTTTAAACTACACCCTCTTCGACGGATTGGCTAGAACCAGAAAAGTTCAAGCAGCTAGAAGTCTTGGAAAAAGAGTTGATAATATAGAAGAGAAGGCAAAAACCGATATTCAGGTTCAAGTAAGCAGCCTGTATAGCCAACTCATGAAAACCCAAGAGCAGCTGGAGTCCATTGAGACAAGTTTAGCGTTTGCAAACGAGTATTTAAGGGTTAGAGAAAAATCCTTTTCTGCCGGTTTTGCAACTTCCCTCGATGTGGTGGATGCTCAGTTGAACCTTGCTAAGGTGAAAATAGAACGATTAAACCTAATTTACAACTACGACATTACTCTGGCCCAGCTCCTTGAAGCAAGCGGTCAAAGTCAGCAAATTGAAAAATATCAAACTAACGCAATTCAGGAGCGCTATGAAAAATAG